From the Trifolium pratense cultivar HEN17-A07 linkage group LG4, ARS_RC_1.1, whole genome shotgun sequence genome, the window TGTCACAACACCACCAGCCGCCGCCGGTTGCCGGAGACTTACATTAGTGACGGTTCCACTTCCACTTAAAACACAGATCCCACGCTGACGACGTCGAGCGTAGGTTGTTACACATTCAAACACATCGGAGCCACTAGCAACTTCAAGAATATGAGCTCTCAAAGTGTTGGCGCTCTCACGGGTAATGATCACCGGCGGCTTTGCCTTGTTTTTCGATCCGGGTGGTCTGCCGCGTGGACGGCGTCCCACCACGTCACCTGGACCGGCTGCTGAACCTAGCTCCAAGCCTTGACTTCGGTCATCTTCATCGTTTGATGAAAACGGAGCTGCACCACCTCCACCAACACGATTTGACTCTTGCTGTTCGTCAGAATCGTGTTGGTTTTGGTGTTGATGgtgttgctgttgttgttgttgctgaaGGTGTAAGTTTTGTCTGTGAAGGTTTTGCATAAAGCTTGATGCATTTCCTAAATCCAAACCAGCCATCAAAGtaatagagagagaaaatatatagatatataaattaaaaaggttaaatttatataataagagaaaaaaaataaaataaaaacagaaaacaaggaaaatgatttttattactATAGAGAAATAGTAATATATAGTTAAATATTGTTCAtaaatatatcatatttttttgggTCTAACTTAGATCACTGTTTGTTCAAGAGGGTTTTGTTTATTGATGTGTGTGAGTGAGTGTgtgataataatatatagaaaaataaaaagatagtaataataaaaaagaggTGAATAGGGAGAAAGAGAAGAtgatctatctatctatcttaGATGGTGGAATAATAGAAAATCATTTAAGGATGGATTGAAAAGAGACAGAGGAGCTGCTATGGAgtgaagagaaagaaaagggAAGAAGAAGCTATTAAGGTGATGAAATTGAAGAGGAatgggagagagagagagatgaggTTAAAGGAGACAAAACAAAAGACTCAAAAACAAGTCATTTGTTTGGACAACCtaaagttttataaaaatagtataatatGATGGATTAGTTGGAGAAATCTTTAATACGCTTTCTCAATCAAATGTCTTCCTCACTTCCATTCTCCAACCGTGACCACAACGCGTCCTTATATATAACACATTAAGGGTGTACATGGGTTTGGCAAATCCGGTCGatccggtcaaacccacccaatccaacccaaaaaagtgggttgggtcgggcaagtgggtggatatggatttcaaaaatgaaaaacccaagttgtgcatggtgcataagtagagatttatattataataaatatgaattttataaaatccaccgttagattgaaagtttatatcatatagatcatctataaaaaatttgaaattttttgaaaattatttgttatgttattgagacttgtcaaaattaacgatttatgggtttttattgaataccgtta encodes:
- the LOC123881960 gene encoding AT-hook motif nuclear-localized protein 23-like; this translates as MAGLDLGNASSFMQNLHRQNLHLQQQQQQQHHQHQNQHDSDEQQESNRVGGGGAAPFSSNDEDDRSQGLELGSAAGPGDVVGRRPRGRPPGSKNKAKPPVIITRESANTLRAHILEVASGSDVFECVTTYARRRQRGICVLSGSGTVTNVSLRQPAAAGGVVTLNGRFEILSLSGSFLPPPAPPGATSLTIYLAGGQGQVVGGSVVGELIAAGPVIVIAASFTNVAYERLPLEEEEQVQIQAGGGGGSQGSGGGGGGNNNPFPDPSSGLPFFNLPLNMQNVHQLPVDGWAGNNSAARQPF